The following are encoded together in the Culex pipiens pallens isolate TS chromosome 1, TS_CPP_V2, whole genome shotgun sequence genome:
- the LOC120424702 gene encoding uncharacterized protein LOC120424702 — MDAAVEVPAEEIAPTGGELPPECCGLGSSGHQVRRHYDVGGPRHHRRSGRGLATGRKFQCHDRRQRARHALCLLCRGRLCYAERLEMRRSAEDGKRRKCRSVAQYHIPDC; from the exons ATGGACGCAGCAGTCGAAGTCCCCGCGGAGGAAATCGCGCCAA cagGTGGTGAACTTCCGCCGGAGTGCTGCGGTCTGGGGTCCTCAGGCCATCAAGTACGCCGGCATTACGATGTTGGTGGCCCTCGCCATCATCGACGGAGTGGCCGCGGTTTAGCGACCGGACGGAAGTTTCAGTGCCACGATCGACGGCAACGAGCACGACATGCGCTTTGTTTACTGTGCCGCGGCCGCCTGTGCTATGCCGAACGACTGGAGATGCGTCGATCAGCGGAAGATGGCAAGAGAAGGAAGTGTCGATCGGTGGCGCAGTACCACATTCCGGATTGCTGA